Part of the Bryobacteraceae bacterium genome is shown below.
GGGACGCGTTGTTTACGCAAACAACGGTGAACTCGGCGGCGAACGCCAGCCGCCCTCCGTCCCCTCCGGCTGTCTGGCCGAATGGGACGGCAAGGAGTGGACCATTGTCCGCCGCAATCAATTCTGCGAAGTCACCGGACCGGGCGGCATCTCGGGCAACGCCGACCCCGAGCACGATCCCATCTGGGCCGTCGGTTGGGACCATGGCTCGCTGATCCTGATGCTGCTAGAAGGCGGCGCCTGGCACACCTACCGCCTGCCGAAAGCCACCCACACCTACGATGGCGCTCACGGCTGGAACACGGAGTGGCCACGCATCCGCGAGATCGGCGAGGGCGATCTGCTGATGACGATGCACGGCATGTTCTGGCGCTTCCCTCGATCCTTCGCCACGAAGACGTCCGCCGGCATCCGGCCGCGCTCCACCTACCTGCGAGTCATCGGCGATTTCGCCCGCTGGAACGGCCGGGTCGTCATGGGCTGCGACGATACCGCCAGGTCGGAGTTCGCGAACACAAGGAAAGCCAAGGGAAAGATCGCTGGCCCCGGCCAGTCGCAGTCGAATCTTTGGTTCGTTCCCCCGGATCGGCTCGATCGTTTGGGATCGCCCCTCGGCCGGGGCGCGCTGTGGGTTCGCGACGATGTGACCGCCGGCGCCGCCTCGGACCCCTATCTCTTCGCCGGTTTCGAACGGCGTGTTCTGCATCTGACACACGCGAGTCCATCGCCCGTCGAGTTCGCCGTTGAAGTGGACCGCGCCGGCAGCGGATCCTGGTCGCCGCTGCGGAGGGTCACCGTCCCGGCGCGCGGCTATTCGTGGGTTTCATTCCCGCCTTCGGAGAAAGGCGAATGGGTGCGCCTCCGAGCCGGGTCCGCCGCCACGCGAGCCACGGCGATGTTCCACTACGCCAGTGCGGATCCCCGCACAGCGGAGCCCGACCCCATGTTCGCCGCCCTTGCCCGTCCCGGAGATCGCGCCATGAACGCCGGTTTGGTCTGGGCGCGCGGCGGCAACAAGCGAACGCTCCTGTTCGCCGCGCAAGCCGCCGAGGGAAACGAAGCCACGCCGGCCTCGCTCTACGAGTTGGACGCCGAACTGCACCTCAACAAGGTTGACGACGACGCCACGCTCGGATGGATCGGGCAGAATCTCGCCGTCCCCAGCGGCGTGTTGCAGACCGACGCCGCATCGGTGATCTACGTGGACGACCACGGCCGCCGATGGCGTCTCCCGAAAGGTGATCCGGCCTTCGACCAACCCGGCGTGTTCGGTCCGCGGCGGGTGGCGCGCGAAGTCTGCACCGAACGCGACCTGTTCAACGCGCACGGCGCCTTCTACGAACTCCCGGCCGAGAACGCCGGCGGCATCGCCTTCGTCCGGCCGGTCGCCACGCACAACCGGCTCATCCACGACTACTGCTCCTACCGCGGACTCACCGTGATCGCTGGCTTGCGCGCCGGCGCCACCGCATCGAACCACGTCGTCCGATCCGGCGACGGCCGCGCCGCGTTGTGGCTGGGGGCGATCGACGATCTATGGCGGCTCGGCAAGCCGCGCGGCCAAGGCGGCCCCTGGCGCGACACAGCCGTCAAAGCCGGCGAGCCCTCGGACCCCTACCTGATGACCGGCTACGACCGCAAGACGCTCACCCTCGGCCACTCATCTCCCGAAACCGTGGCGCTGCGAGTGGAGGTGGATCTCACCGGCAGCGGCGATTGGGTTCTCTACAGCGAGTTCGCCGTGTCACCGGGAGAAACGGCCACGCACCGGTTTCCGGACGACTACGCGGCCTATTGGATCCGAGTGACGCCCGGGCGCGACTGTACGGCCACGGCGATCCTCGACTACGCGTGACCGAGCCTAAACTGGTTCCTGGACCATGAGCCTCCACCGACGCAGTCTCTTCGAGCGGCTCGCCGCCTGGGCCGGCCTCGGTCGCATGACCATGTCCGCCGCCGCCCAGCCCGCCGTTCCCGCCGCACCGGGTGACGAAGCCCGCGTTCCCGGCGCACTGGGTGGCTATATCCTCTCCGGCCGTCAGGAGGTGCTGCGCCGTGAATTCGACGTCGTCGTTATCGGCGGCGGCATCGCCGGAACCTGCGCCGCGATCTCGGCCGCGCGTAACGGCGCCAGAACAGCGCTCGTTCATGAACGTTCCATGCTCGGCGGCAACTCCTCGAGCGAAGTGCGGCTCTACCCGGAAGTCAGCACCAGCCACAACGTCTGGTGCAAGGAGGCCGGCATCCTCGATGAGATCCATGTCGAAGAACGCCGCCGCAACCATGTGCCCTATATCGAGGGCCTGATGAACTCGGTTTGGGACCTCGTGCTCTACGAATGGGTGGTCCGCGAGCCGAACCTCACGCTGTTCCTCAACACCACCGCGCGCGAAGTGGAGATGAAGGAACCCGCGACGATTCTCGCCGTCCACGCCGTCCAACTCGGCACAGAGCGTAAGTTCCTCTTCAACGCGCCGCTGTTCATCGATTGCACCGGCGACGGCGTCATAGCTCAGCGCGCCGGCGCCGAGTTCCGCTGGGGCATGGAAGGGCCCGCCGAGTTCGGCGAATCGCAGGCGCCGGAACACGCGGCCGATCAACCGCAGATGGGCAGCACCCTGTTCTTCCGCGCCCGCGACGCCGGTGTTCCGGTTCCCTTCGAGGCCCCCTCCTGGGCCCCGCGTTTTCCTACTGAAGCCGATCTTCTCGGCCGCAACCACAGCCGCATCGACGGCGGCTATTGGTGGATCGAGGTCGGACTGCCCCATCACCAGATCCGCGGCAACGAAGAAATCAAGCACGAAGCACTCCGGCAACTGCTCGGCGTTTGGGACCACATCAAGAACCATTGCGAACGCAAGGAACGCGCACGCAACTACGGGCTCGATTTCGTCAGCTTCTGGCCCTACAAGCGCGAAGCGCGCCGCATTGTCGGCGATCACATCCTCACCCAGCGCGATCTCCAGGATCCGCCCGTCCACCCGGACGCCGTCGCATTCGGCTGCTGGTACATCGATATCCACAAACCTTCCGGCATCCTCGCGCGCGGCAAGCCCAACACGAAACCTGACTGGGAAGACGCCGCCGTGATCCCGTACGGCATCCCGTTGCGATCGTGCTATTCGAAAACCGTGAGCAACCTGCTGATGGCGGGCAGGCCCATCAGCACCAGCTACGTCGCGTTCTCGTCCACGCGCGTGCTGCGCACGGGAGCGATTGTCGGACAAGGGGTAGGCGCCGCCGCCGCGCTCTGCCACCGGCACAAATGCACCCCAAAGCGGCTCGTGGACGATCATGCGACGGAACTGCGCGCCGTCCTGCAACGCCAGGACTGCTACCTGCCCGGCTACGGCAACGACGATCCGGCTGACCTCGCGCGCGGCGCCACCGTGACCGCCTCGAGCCAGGCGCCGCTGGACTTCCCCGAAAGCCGCGAGTTCTTCCGGCTGGCGACTCCCGCCGCGCAGCTCTTCCCGGTCGCCACGGACCGTATCGATGCCGTCGACCTGCTGCTTCGCTCCGAACGTGACGACGCCATGGCAGTGACGCTCGGCCTGCGCGGGGCCGACTTCGTCTACGACTTCCGCGCTACTGAGGATGTCGCCCGCGCCTCGGCCGTCGTGCCCCCGCGCGCGAACGGATACGTGCGCTTCGACTTCAACCGCCGCGTGGATCCGAACCGGCTGTACTGGGTCCACCTGCCCGCCATCCCCGGCCTGGCGTGGGCGCAGCACACCGACGTGTTCGATGACCCGGCCCGCGTCCCAGTGGGGACCACGCCGGCAGAACTCCCCGGCCCGTCGCGCTGGCATCCCATCACTCGCGGATCCAGCTTCTGCCTCCGCCTCACGCCGGGTCAGAATCCATACGGACCCGAGAACGTCGTCCGTGGCGCCAACCGTCCGGACCGTTGGCCGAACATCTTCGTCTCGGACCCCAATCGCCCTCTGCCCGCCTGGCTCGAACTCCGTCTGCCGCGCCCGGCGCGGATCGCTTCGGTTCAGATCACCTTCGATACCGACATGAACCGCCATTCGCGCCAGCCGCTCTACGTCTATCCGGATTGCGTCAAACGCTACGACGTGCTCGCGGGCATTGGCGGAGGATGGCGGCGCGTCGCCGGCGAAGCGGCCAACTACATGCGTCGCCGCGAACTGGCGTTTACTCCGGTAACCACGGATCGCGTGCGGATCGAGCTGCACGAGACCAACGGAGCAAAATCGGCGCGCGTGTACGAGATCCGCCTCTATGGCTGACGCCCCGCGCGCCCGCGGCTACCGGTGAGCGAGCCGGAACTCGTACACAACCGGCGCGCCGATCGACCCCGGCGCCGAGATCCGCGTCGCGCCCGGCTTCTCCACAATCACCAGTTCCCGCGGCGTGAGCTTCGGCAGATTCCCCGGCAGCGATTCCGGGTCCTTGACGTTGCGCGCGCCCGCGGTGCTGTCCACGCACTCGCCCCTCGCTCTCAGGATCGAATCGTCGCAGCGCGGCAGCAGCCGCGGCGGCTTGTGTTCGCCCGGGCCCGACGTCAACGCCTTGGCGTCTTCGCTTCCAAGCGCCACCGGACTCAGGATCCAATAGACCACGTCGTGCCCGGGCGGACCCGCGACCCGGAAAGAAGCTCCGTTGGCCGGAACCAGGTACTCCTGGTCCGCGGCCACGTGATTCTCCCTGCCCGTTGCCTCGCCCGGAAACAGCAGCGTCCGCGAGCCGCTGGTGCCGTAGTTCACGATATAGACGAATCCGGAAAAATTAGTCCGGAACCGGAAGCGCACCACGTCGCTCGATTCCAGCACCAAGCCCGGATCGATCTTGGCCCATTGCTTGTCGCGCTTACGTTCGAGGATGACTTCCAGCCATTGTGAGCCGCTCCAACGGCGGCGTTGCGCGCTCAACGATGCCGGGCCGAGCGCGGCCAGGAAAAACCGGCGGTTCATGGTTTCAACGATGCACTAACTTAATATCGGCCACCACGCGGCCTCCGGAACTCTCCGGGTCGGCCGCCACGTAGACTGCGTTCTCCATCGTATTGGCGGAACTGGCCGGCCGATCGGCCGCGCTCGGCGCCGCCGCCGAAGCCTCCACGGTTTCGACGATCAGATCGCGGGCATACATCGTGCGGAGCCCGGAGACGAACCGGTCGTCCAGGTTCATCGCAAGCTGCATCCGCGGCTTTTCGCGCGATGGCGGCGCGGCTCCCCCGCGATTCTGCAAGTTCTCGATCATTTCATCCACGTCCTCGGCCGGCGTGCGCGAGAACACCACCAGGAGTTGCTCCTCGCCCGTTTGCTGGTCCATCGTCCAGGCGCGATTGCCGCCCGGCAGCGTGACCGGTGTAGCCTCTACCAGGTTGTCGGTCGCCTCCGGGGACGGAAACAGCGGCTTCCACTTCCCGCTGGACCCGCGTGCGATCACGTAAAGATACCCCGGCTGGTTGCCCTGAACGCGCAGCCGAACGCGGTCTCCGGAGACGAACGTCATCGTCGGGCTCACTTCGCTCTCGGCTCCTCCATCGGCTACCTTCACCAGGCTGTAGCGGATCGCGATCGGTTTCCCTTCGCGCATCCCAGTGTTCACGTACCGCGCCCCACCGGTGTCCACGGCCTCTCGCACCGGCACATCCACGGTCGCTTGCGGCCCTTCCTGAGCCTTCCCGGGCGGCTTCGCCTGGGCCACCACCGGCTCCTCGACGCGCTTCTCTTCCGCTCGCCTCTCTTCCACACGCTTCGGCGCCTTCGGCGCAGTCCGCCGGGCGACCACTTTGGGCGCGCTCTTCGGGTTTTCCACTTTCGGCCCGCTACTCTTCGCCACGCCTTCCGATCCCGGCGCCCCCTCCGAGTAGAACAACTGGCGCGCGGTCAGCCGTGGCTTGGTCTGTGCCGCCAGCAACGCTGCCACAACGCCCCAGCAGACTACGACTGGCAAGTTGCGAACCATTCGCGATCCTCCTGCTTCCCACTGTATCGTGAATACCGGATAAACTGTCAAACCCGTGCGGGATCTTTGGGTTATAATCGAGGACTATGCCGGAGGCCCTATTCGGATCGTGCACCTGACCGGACCCTTGCGGAACCGACTCTGTGTGGTCCTGATGGCCTCGCTTGCGTTCGGTCCCGTTTGCCCGGCCGCCGCGCAGCAGAAGCCGAAGCTGCAGATTCTGGTGATCGATGGCGAAGGCGCCATCAACAACACCCGCCAACGCATCGCCCGCGAGCCGATCGTTGAGGTTCGCGACGAGAACGACAAGCCTATCGGCGGCGCCATCGTCAGCTTCACCCTGCCGAACTCCGGGGCGTCGGGCAGCTTCGCCAACGGCTCCCGCCTCCTGATCGTTCCCACCAACGACCAAGGCCGCGCCATCGCCTCCGGGATCCGCATGAACAATACCCCGGGCGACATCCAAATGCGCGTGAGCGTCTCGCACCAGGGCGAAACCGCCTCCACCACTATCAATATGCGCAACGTCGCGCTCGCCGGCGCCGCCGGTGTGGGCGCGGCCACCTGGGTGGCCATTATCGCCGGCGCCGCGGCCGCGGCCGGAATTGGACTCACACTCGGCCTCCGCGGAGGTGACACTCCCGCCGTCCGGCCGGCCACGACCATCACGCCCGGTCCGGGAACGGTGGGCGGCCGCTGACATGGGCAACGCCCGGCTCCCCGCGTCCCTGTTCGTGCTGACTCTCGCCATTGCGCAAGCCCAGGATGCCTCCGTCGCCGGACCG
Proteins encoded:
- a CDS encoding FAD-dependent oxidoreductase; protein product: MSLHRRSLFERLAAWAGLGRMTMSAAAQPAVPAAPGDEARVPGALGGYILSGRQEVLRREFDVVVIGGGIAGTCAAISAARNGARTALVHERSMLGGNSSSEVRLYPEVSTSHNVWCKEAGILDEIHVEERRRNHVPYIEGLMNSVWDLVLYEWVVREPNLTLFLNTTAREVEMKEPATILAVHAVQLGTERKFLFNAPLFIDCTGDGVIAQRAGAEFRWGMEGPAEFGESQAPEHAADQPQMGSTLFFRARDAGVPVPFEAPSWAPRFPTEADLLGRNHSRIDGGYWWIEVGLPHHQIRGNEEIKHEALRQLLGVWDHIKNHCERKERARNYGLDFVSFWPYKREARRIVGDHILTQRDLQDPPVHPDAVAFGCWYIDIHKPSGILARGKPNTKPDWEDAAVIPYGIPLRSCYSKTVSNLLMAGRPISTSYVAFSSTRVLRTGAIVGQGVGAAAALCHRHKCTPKRLVDDHATELRAVLQRQDCYLPGYGNDDPADLARGATVTASSQAPLDFPESREFFRLATPAAQLFPVATDRIDAVDLLLRSERDDAMAVTLGLRGADFVYDFRATEDVARASAVVPPRANGYVRFDFNRRVDPNRLYWVHLPAIPGLAWAQHTDVFDDPARVPVGTTPAELPGPSRWHPITRGSSFCLRLTPGQNPYGPENVVRGANRPDRWPNIFVSDPNRPLPAWLELRLPRPARIASVQITFDTDMNRHSRQPLYVYPDCVKRYDVLAGIGGGWRRVAGEAANYMRRRELAFTPVTTDRVRIELHETNGAKSARVYEIRLYG
- a CDS encoding DUF4384 domain-containing protein, which translates into the protein MNRRFFLAALGPASLSAQRRRWSGSQWLEVILERKRDKQWAKIDPGLVLESSDVVRFRFRTNFSGFVYIVNYGTSGSRTLLFPGEATGRENHVAADQEYLVPANGASFRVAGPPGHDVVYWILSPVALGSEDAKALTSGPGEHKPPRLLPRCDDSILRARGECVDSTAGARNVKDPESLPGNLPKLTPRELVIVEKPGATRISAPGSIGAPVVYEFRLAHR
- a CDS encoding DUF4384 domain-containing protein yields the protein MVRNLPVVVCWGVVAALLAAQTKPRLTARQLFYSEGAPGSEGVAKSSGPKVENPKSAPKVVARRTAPKAPKRVEERRAEEKRVEEPVVAQAKPPGKAQEGPQATVDVPVREAVDTGGARYVNTGMREGKPIAIRYSLVKVADGGAESEVSPTMTFVSGDRVRLRVQGNQPGYLYVIARGSSGKWKPLFPSPEATDNLVEATPVTLPGGNRAWTMDQQTGEEQLLVVFSRTPAEDVDEMIENLQNRGGAAPPSREKPRMQLAMNLDDRFVSGLRTMYARDLIVETVEASAAAPSAADRPASSANTMENAVYVAADPESSGGRVVADIKLVHR